The following are from one region of the Gammaproteobacteria bacterium genome:
- a CDS encoding efflux RND transporter permease subunit: MSLPALSIKRHVLAFMLSAVLVLLGVISYERLGVDRFPHVEFPVLTVTTVLRGANPEIIDSSVTNVIESQVNTVPGIDHIQSASSPGVSVVTITFDLEKEINVAFDEVQTKVNQVLRQLPTDVEAPIVSKVETNAQPVMWLALQGDRTLQQLNQYARNVIKKRLETIDGVGEVRLGGKRDRNIRVNIKPDRMAALGVTTKDIVDAFNNEHVQVPGGFLVGSTTESLIKLDLEFHSIKDLQRMIVAYRDKAPIRLQDVALIEDGMEDYRQLAHFNGKPSVGLGIVKIANTNTVAIIDEVKKRLETEIIPQLPAGMTITVSSDDSRFILEMVKTLKEHLLLGTLLAALIVWLFLKSVRSTLIITVAIPVSLMGAVAAIYFSGFTFNSMTLLAMLLLVGVVVDDAIVVLENIFRHREQGNADPVGAAIDGSRQVQFAVLASSLTLVSIFAPVIFMGGIIGRFFESFAVVVTIGVVVSLFVSLTLTPMLCSRYLKVAQQHGIVYRTLEAAFAGLDKIYRQLLDIALRFRWSVIFVTLIIVASSAWFFANVGKGFVPEEDEGRFMVFIKTPLGANIDYTNDRLEKIEKVLGSHKEIVTYFTAIGLGQAGQANQGIAFVRMLPRGERTLKQSEVIDAVRKELMQIPGVRAFAAGVPPIGGMRGEPLQFVVTGPNLQEVGRLTTAMQDKLSAMRELGRLDVDLQLDLPQIEMKLDRARAADLGLNSKDVAQAVNVMAGGMDVARYNDVPGDGERYDIRLKGVESGFRQIADFSKIYLRNQDGKMVRLDTVAKFEQALGPAIISRYDMQYAANFAGSPSIPLGEAVNKVKDAAAEILPAGYTIKFTGQAEQFGKTMGYAAFAFILALVLVYMVLASQFNSFIQPLTIMLAQPLAIIGGVAALWLMGHTLNIYSMIGLILLIGLVAKNSILLVDMTNQVREEGKDVDTALREACPIRMRPVLMTSATIILALLPAALGLGAGSDTNGPLAVAVIGGMISSTLLTLVVVPSVYSLVENAMVRWQAKRRAA, translated from the coding sequence ATGAGCCTGCCCGCACTGTCCATTAAGCGCCACGTGCTGGCGTTCATGCTGTCTGCCGTGCTGGTGTTGCTCGGCGTGATCAGTTACGAGCGGTTGGGTGTCGACCGCTTCCCTCATGTCGAGTTTCCCGTGCTGACGGTGACCACCGTGCTGCGCGGAGCCAACCCCGAGATCATCGACTCCAGCGTTACCAATGTCATCGAGTCGCAGGTTAACACTGTGCCCGGCATCGATCACATCCAATCCGCGTCTTCGCCTGGCGTGTCGGTGGTCACTATTACCTTCGATCTTGAAAAGGAAATCAATGTCGCCTTTGACGAGGTGCAGACCAAGGTCAATCAGGTTTTACGCCAATTGCCCACCGATGTCGAGGCGCCCATCGTATCCAAGGTGGAAACCAACGCGCAGCCTGTCATGTGGCTGGCGTTGCAAGGCGACCGCACCCTGCAACAACTCAATCAGTATGCCCGCAATGTCATCAAAAAAAGACTGGAGACCATCGACGGTGTGGGCGAGGTGCGCCTGGGGGGGAAGCGCGACCGCAATATCCGCGTAAATATCAAGCCGGATCGCATGGCAGCGTTAGGTGTGACCACCAAAGACATCGTTGATGCTTTCAACAATGAGCATGTGCAGGTTCCAGGCGGTTTTCTGGTGGGGAGCACAACCGAGAGCCTGATCAAGCTTGATCTCGAATTCCACTCGATAAAAGATTTGCAGCGCATGATCGTAGCCTACCGCGACAAGGCGCCGATCCGATTGCAGGATGTGGCGCTGATCGAAGACGGTATGGAAGACTACCGGCAACTGGCGCATTTCAACGGCAAACCGTCGGTAGGGCTGGGCATCGTCAAGATCGCCAATACCAATACGGTCGCGATTATCGACGAGGTGAAAAAACGCCTTGAGACAGAGATTATCCCGCAATTGCCGGCAGGTATGACTATCACAGTCTCCTCCGATGATTCCCGCTTTATTCTGGAGATGGTCAAGACGCTCAAGGAACATCTGTTGCTGGGCACCTTGCTCGCGGCGCTCATCGTCTGGCTGTTTTTGAAGAGCGTCCGCTCCACGCTGATCATTACAGTTGCTATACCTGTGTCACTGATGGGCGCGGTGGCGGCGATTTATTTCTCCGGCTTCACCTTTAACTCAATGACGCTGCTGGCGATGCTGCTGCTGGTCGGGGTGGTCGTGGATGACGCCATCGTGGTGTTGGAAAACATCTTTCGCCACCGTGAGCAGGGCAATGCCGATCCAGTCGGCGCCGCCATCGACGGCTCGCGCCAGGTGCAGTTCGCGGTATTGGCTTCCTCGCTCACCCTGGTGTCGATTTTCGCGCCGGTAATCTTCATGGGCGGCATTATCGGACGCTTTTTCGAGTCTTTTGCAGTGGTGGTGACCATCGGTGTCGTGGTGTCGCTGTTTGTTTCGCTGACACTCACCCCGATGCTGTGTTCGCGCTATCTCAAGGTGGCGCAACAGCACGGCATCGTTTACCGCACGCTGGAAGCCGCCTTTGCGGGTCTGGACAAAATCTACCGGCAATTACTGGATATCGCGCTGAGATTCCGCTGGAGCGTGATATTTGTAACGCTGATTATTGTGGCTTCCAGCGCCTGGTTTTTTGCCAACGTGGGCAAAGGATTTGTGCCTGAAGAAGATGAAGGGCGCTTCATGGTGTTCATCAAGACGCCGCTGGGCGCGAACATCGACTATACCAACGACCGGCTCGAAAAAATTGAGAAGGTATTGGGTAGCCACAAGGAAATCGTCACTTACTTTACCGCCATTGGGCTGGGTCAGGCAGGGCAGGCCAACCAGGGTATCGCCTTTGTGCGAATGCTACCGCGTGGGGAGCGCACCCTCAAGCAGTCCGAGGTGATCGACGCAGTGCGCAAGGAATTGATGCAAATCCCCGGCGTGCGCGCCTTTGCCGCAGGCGTGCCGCCCATCGGCGGGATGCGTGGTGAACCCTTGCAGTTTGTGGTGACGGGCCCCAACCTGCAAGAGGTCGGCAGGCTCACCACCGCCATGCAGGACAAGCTCTCCGCCATGCGGGAACTGGGGCGGCTGGACGTAGATTTGCAACTTGATTTACCGCAAATCGAGATGAAACTGGATCGCGCCCGTGCCGCTGATCTTGGCTTGAACTCCAAGGACGTTGCGCAGGCGGTGAATGTGATGGCAGGTGGCATGGACGTTGCCCGCTACAACGATGTGCCCGGCGATGGCGAGCGTTACGACATCCGTCTCAAGGGTGTCGAAAGTGGCTTCAGGCAGATCGCTGACTTTAGCAAGATCTATCTGCGCAACCAGGATGGAAAAATGGTGCGTCTGGACACAGTTGCCAAATTCGAACAAGCGCTGGGTCCGGCGATCATCAGCCGCTATGACATGCAGTACGCCGCGAATTTTGCCGGTTCACCCAGCATTCCCCTGGGGGAGGCCGTGAACAAGGTCAAGGATGCCGCGGCGGAAATCCTGCCTGCCGGCTACACCATCAAATTCACCGGGCAGGCCGAGCAGTTCGGCAAGACCATGGGTTACGCCGCCTTCGCTTTCATCCTGGCCCTGGTGCTGGTGTACATGGTGCTCGCCAGCCAATTCAACTCGTTCATCCAGCCACTCACTATCATGCTGGCCCAACCGCTGGCGATTATCGGCGGCGTCGCCGCACTATGGTTGATGGGGCATACCTTGAATATCTACTCGATGATCGGCCTGATTCTTTTGATCGGTCTTGTGGCGAAGAATTCGATATTGCTGGTGGATATGACCAATCAAGTGCGCGAAGAAGGCAAGGATGTAGACACCGCACTCCGGGAGGCTTGTCCCATCCGTATGCGCCCGGTGCTGATGACCTCGGCAACCATCATCCTGGCGCTGCTGCCCGCCGCACTGGGACTCGGCGCCGGCTCAGACACCAACGGCCCGCTCGCCGTCGCGGTGATCGGCGGCATGATCAGCTCCACGTTGCTGACGCTGGTCGTGGTGCCGTCGGTGTATTCGCTGGTGGAAAATGCCATGGTACGATGGCAGGCGAAGCGGCGGGCGGCATGA
- the truA gene encoding tRNA pseudouridine(38-40) synthase TruA, whose amino-acid sequence MRIALGIEYDGSAFSGWQLQDGVRTVQGCVEAALSKVANHPVRVTCAGRTDAGVHGIGQIVHFDSEAARSMRSWVCGANANLPQQISVTWAQQVAEDFHARFSAMRRRYRYVILTRPVRPTFLSGRVSWDYRPLDVQRMAEAAAHLVGEHDFSSYRALACQAKSPVRTVHRLDVTRQGELIFIDIEANAFLHHMVRNIAGVLMAIGAGEREPVWAHEVLEMRDRTLGGVTAPPHGLYLMEVGYPERFDIPRLSQTSMVW is encoded by the coding sequence ATGCGAATCGCGCTAGGTATTGAATACGACGGCTCGGCCTTTTCGGGCTGGCAGCTCCAGGACGGCGTGCGCACTGTGCAGGGCTGTGTCGAGGCCGCGCTGTCCAAAGTTGCCAATCACCCGGTGCGCGTAACGTGCGCCGGGCGTACTGATGCGGGTGTGCATGGCATCGGGCAGATTGTGCATTTTGACTCTGAGGCTGCACGCAGCATGCGTTCCTGGGTGTGCGGCGCCAATGCCAACCTGCCCCAGCAGATCAGTGTCACCTGGGCGCAGCAGGTGGCGGAGGATTTTCACGCGCGCTTCTCTGCCATGCGGCGGCGTTACCGTTATGTGATTCTCACCCGCCCGGTGCGCCCCACGTTTCTCTCCGGGCGGGTGTCTTGGGACTACCGACCGCTGGATGTGCAGCGTATGGCCGAGGCGGCTGCGCATCTGGTCGGCGAACACGATTTCTCCTCCTACCGCGCTCTCGCCTGTCAGGCCAAAAGTCCGGTGCGCACGGTGCATCGCCTCGACGTAACGCGGCAGGGCGAGCTGATCTTCATCGACATCGAAGCCAATGCCTTTTTGCACCACATGGTGCGCAACATCGCGGGTGTCCTGATGGCGATTGGCGCGGGCGAGCGTGAGCCGGTGTGGGCGCACGAGGTGCTGGAAATGCGCGACCGTACCCTGGGCGGCGTCACCGCCCCACCTCATGGGTTATACCTGATGGAAGTGGGTTATCCCGAACGGTTTGATATTCCGCGACTTTCGCAGACTTCCATGGTCTGGTAA
- a CDS encoding phosphoribosylanthranilate isomerase → MNQPFFTQNPARVRVKICGITRHKDALAAVRLGADAIGLVFYTPSPRAVTLAQAREIVRTLSPFVTVVGLFVDASPEEIRSVLDDVRIDLLQFHGDEAPSDCSAYGKPYIKAVRMREGVDVAETARCYADASGLLLDSYRAGMAGGTGETFNWARVPPAVDKPIILAGGLTPENVADAIVQVRPYAVDVSGGVESAKGIKDAEKIAAFMRGVNSANVN, encoded by the coding sequence ATGAATCAGCCATTTTTTACTCAAAATCCCGCCCGTGTGCGTGTTAAAATCTGCGGAATTACCCGCCACAAGGACGCTCTAGCCGCCGTCCGCCTGGGCGCAGACGCTATCGGTCTGGTGTTTTACACACCCAGCCCGCGTGCGGTGACGCTTGCGCAGGCCAGGGAGATTGTCCGCACTCTGTCGCCATTTGTAACCGTGGTTGGGCTGTTTGTGGACGCGTCGCCGGAGGAGATCCGATCTGTGCTAGATGATGTACGTATCGACCTGTTGCAGTTTCACGGCGATGAGGCTCCGAGCGATTGCAGCGCATACGGCAAGCCTTATATTAAGGCGGTGCGCATGCGGGAGGGGGTGGATGTGGCGGAAACCGCCCGCTGCTATGCGGATGCCAGCGGTTTGTTGCTGGACAGCTACCGCGCAGGCATGGCAGGTGGCACGGGGGAGACGTTTAATTGGGCGCGTGTGCCCCCTGCTGTGGATAAACCGATTATTCTGGCTGGCGGGCTCACGCCGGAAAACGTGGCTGATGCTATCGTTCAGGTCCGGCCTTATGCGGTAGACGTGAGCGGTGGGGTGGAATCGGCCAAAGGTATCAAGGATGCGGAAAAAATTGCCGCATTCATGCGAGGTGTAAACAGTGCCAATGTCAATTAA
- the trpB gene encoding tryptophan synthase subunit beta, giving the protein MSIKAKAINTNSLPDANGHFGPYGGRFIPETLMGPVEELRQAYEDLRNDPAFLAELDRDLAQFVGRPSPLYHAERWSKQLGGAQIYLKREDLNHTGAHKINNTVGQALLARHMGKTRVIAETGAGQHGVASATVAARFGMECVVYMGSEDIKRQAINVYRMKLLGAEVVPVESGSKTLKDALNEAMRDWVTNIDNTFYIIGTVAGPHPYPMMVRDFQAIIGREARAQILDQAGRLPDALVACVGGGSNAIGLFHPFLSDTGVAMYGVEAAGEGLETEHHAATLCKGRPGVLHGNRTYLIEDADGQIIETHSISAGLDYPGVGPEHAWLKDSGRANYVAITDDEALAAFHALTRTEGIMPALESSHALAYATKLAPTMDKDKIIIVNLSGRGDKDIHTVAAREGIKV; this is encoded by the coding sequence ATGTCAATTAAAGCGAAAGCAATTAATACCAATAGTCTGCCCGATGCCAACGGCCATTTCGGCCCTTACGGCGGGCGCTTTATCCCCGAAACCTTGATGGGGCCAGTGGAAGAGCTGCGGCAGGCCTACGAGGATTTGCGTAATGATCCGGCGTTTCTGGCCGAACTGGACAGGGATCTTGCCCAGTTCGTGGGCCGTCCTTCGCCGCTTTACCATGCCGAGCGCTGGAGCAAACAGTTGGGTGGTGCCCAGATTTACCTGAAGCGCGAAGACCTCAACCACACCGGCGCGCACAAGATCAACAACACCGTGGGGCAGGCGTTGCTGGCCCGGCATATGGGCAAGACGCGGGTGATCGCCGAGACCGGCGCGGGTCAGCATGGCGTCGCCTCGGCTACCGTGGCGGCGCGTTTCGGCATGGAATGCGTGGTGTACATGGGCTCCGAGGACATCAAACGCCAGGCAATCAATGTCTACCGTATGAAGCTGCTCGGTGCCGAAGTGGTGCCGGTGGAATCCGGTTCCAAGACGCTCAAGGACGCGCTCAATGAAGCGATGCGCGACTGGGTGACCAACATCGACAATACTTTCTACATCATCGGCACCGTGGCCGGGCCGCATCCCTACCCGATGATGGTGCGCGATTTCCAGGCCATCATCGGCCGTGAGGCGCGTGCCCAGATTCTGGATCAGGCAGGCAGACTGCCTGATGCGCTGGTGGCATGCGTCGGCGGCGGCTCCAACGCCATCGGCCTGTTTCATCCCTTCCTCAGCGATACTGGTGTGGCCATGTATGGCGTCGAGGCGGCGGGCGAAGGATTGGAGACGGAACATCATGCCGCCACCCTGTGCAAGGGCCGTCCCGGCGTGCTGCACGGCAACCGCACCTATCTCATTGAAGATGCCGACGGCCAGATCATTGAAACCCACTCCATCTCCGCCGGTCTTGACTATCCCGGTGTCGGGCCCGAGCATGCCTGGCTCAAGGACAGTGGGCGCGCCAATTACGTCGCCATTACCGACGACGAGGCGCTCGCAGCATTTCATGCGTTGACCCGTACCGAAGGTATCATGCCTGCCCTGGAGTCCAGTCATGCCCTGGCCTACGCGACGAAGTTGGCGCCCACCATGGATAAGGACAAGATCATCATCGTCAACCTGTCAGGGCGTGGTGACAAAGACATCCATACCGTGGCTGCACGCGAAGGAATCAAAGTATGA
- the trpA gene encoding tryptophan synthase subunit alpha gives MSRIKSCFDALRRDKRKALIPYVTAGDPQPDVTVPLMHAMVAAGADIIELGVPFSDPMADGPVIQAACERALKHHVSLRNVLGMVREFRTRNDHTPVVLMGYLNPVEVMGYAEFARAADEVGVDGVLTVDLPPEEAEVLVTELRARHLDSIFLLAPTSSAERIARICAMASGFVYYVSLKGVTGVASIDVSAVAAKLQQIRALTDLPIGVGFGIKDAASAAQVAAVADAVVVGSALVKKVGEFAGQPEKIEKEVASLVKEMRVAMDGDLLPK, from the coding sequence ATGAGCCGCATCAAAAGCTGTTTCGACGCGTTGCGCCGCGACAAGCGTAAAGCCCTTATACCCTATGTCACCGCAGGTGATCCACAGCCGGACGTCACTGTCCCCTTGATGCACGCAATGGTGGCGGCGGGCGCGGATATCATCGAGCTGGGCGTGCCGTTTTCCGACCCCATGGCGGACGGTCCAGTAATCCAGGCGGCCTGCGAGCGCGCCCTGAAGCATCATGTCAGCCTGCGAAATGTGCTGGGCATGGTGCGCGAGTTCCGCACGCGTAATGACCATACTCCTGTGGTGCTCATGGGTTACCTCAACCCGGTTGAGGTGATGGGCTACGCCGAGTTCGCCCGTGCGGCGGATGAGGTGGGCGTGGACGGTGTGTTGACAGTTGATCTGCCACCCGAAGAGGCGGAGGTATTGGTGACGGAGCTGCGCGCCCGCCATCTGGATAGCATTTTCCTCCTTGCGCCGACCAGTTCCGCCGAACGCATCGCCAGGATCTGTGCGATGGCCAGTGGATTCGTCTATTATGTTTCGCTCAAGGGCGTGACCGGTGTGGCGAGTATTGATGTGTCGGCAGTGGCAGCCAAACTGCAACAAATCCGCGCACTCACTGATCTCCCCATCGGCGTCGGGTTCGGCATCAAGGACGCCGCATCCGCCGCGCAAGTGGCCGCCGTGGCCGATGCGGTGGTCGTCGGTAGTGCTTTGGTGAAAAAGGTCGGAGAGTTTGCCGGGCAGCCGGAAAAAATTGAAAAAGAAGTGGCATCGCTCGTCAAGGAAATGCGCGTTGCAATGGATGGCGACCTCTTACCAAAATGA
- the accD gene encoding acetyl-CoA carboxylase, carboxyltransferase subunit beta → MSWFGKLIPTKIRTEGRQKKSIPEGLWAKCPACSAVLYRAEVERNLEVCPKCTHHMRVSGRKRLNSFLDLESREEIGGDLIAVDELKFRDSRKYRDRLTQAKKETGEKDALTVIKGQVKGLPLVACAFEFGFMGGSMGAVVGEKFVRAANVCMEHNIPLVCFSASGGARMQEALFSLMQMAKTSAALARLSRQGIPYISVLTDPTMGGVSASFAMLGDINVAEPGALIGFAGPRVIEQTVRQTLPEGFQRSEFLLEHGAIDMIIDRREMRDRLTSVLAILTHRPAPENAI, encoded by the coding sequence ATGAGCTGGTTCGGAAAATTAATCCCTACAAAAATCAGGACTGAGGGGCGCCAAAAAAAATCCATTCCTGAAGGATTGTGGGCCAAATGTCCTGCCTGTAGCGCAGTGTTGTACCGCGCTGAGGTTGAGCGTAATCTTGAGGTATGTCCCAAGTGTACGCACCACATGCGCGTCAGCGGGCGCAAGCGCCTCAACAGCTTTCTTGATCTCGAGTCCCGCGAGGAAATTGGCGGCGATCTCATTGCCGTGGACGAACTCAAGTTTCGCGACAGCAGAAAGTACCGTGACCGCCTGACGCAAGCCAAAAAAGAAACCGGTGAAAAAGATGCGTTGACCGTCATAAAAGGCCAGGTCAAAGGCCTGCCGCTGGTGGCGTGCGCGTTCGAATTTGGCTTCATGGGCGGTTCCATGGGCGCGGTGGTCGGCGAGAAATTTGTGCGTGCCGCGAATGTCTGTATGGAGCACAACATCCCGCTGGTGTGTTTTTCCGCGAGCGGCGGCGCGCGCATGCAGGAGGCGCTCTTTTCTCTCATGCAAATGGCAAAAACCAGCGCCGCCCTGGCGCGCCTGAGCAGACAAGGTATTCCATATATCTCCGTGCTCACCGATCCGACGATGGGTGGCGTATCGGCGAGCTTCGCCATGCTGGGCGACATCAACGTCGCCGAACCCGGTGCCCTGATCGGCTTCGCCGGCCCGCGAGTCATCGAGCAGACGGTACGCCAGACGCTGCCGGAGGGCTTCCAGCGCAGCGAATTCCTGCTGGAGCATGGCGCAATAGACATGATCATCGACCGCCGTGAAATGCGCGACCGTCTTACCTCCGTGCTGGCTATTCTTACCCACCGGCCCGCGCCTGAGAACGCGATTTAA
- a CDS encoding mannose-1-phosphate guanylyltransferase/mannose-6-phosphate isomerase codes for MNIQPVILSGGSGSRLWPMSREHYPKQLLPLVGDKTMLQATVQRLEGLQAFLGEKDGMLEPIVVCNEEHRFLVAEQLRQIGTKPSSIILEPVGRNTAPALALAAINAESAGDPVLLVMPADHVIQNREAFLRAVAQGAVLAGQGRLVTFGILPDRAETGYGYIQQGSSVGLAAAPDACYIGAFVEKPDAVTAEDYWTSGQYLWNSGIFMMRASVWLQELFRFRPDIVQSCQVAYQQGKQDQDFYRVNKAAFSSCPSDSIDYAVMEKLTSGGLVADNEKAAVIPLDAGWSDVGAWAALWEVSDKDEHGNVIKGDVYTHGTRNTLLIAEHRFLACVGVNDIVVIETPDAVMVVHQSKVQDVKQIVAHLKDKKRSEYLLHRKVSRPWGSYDSIDNGERFQVKRIVVSPGGTLSMQMHHHRAEHWIVVKGTARVTRGDEVFLLTENQSTYIPIGVTHRLENPGTIPLELIEVQSGSYLGEDDIVRFEDTYGRS; via the coding sequence ATGAATATCCAGCCCGTCATTCTTTCCGGTGGTTCCGGTAGCCGTTTGTGGCCCATGTCGCGAGAGCATTACCCCAAGCAGTTGTTGCCTCTGGTGGGTGACAAAACCATGTTGCAGGCTACGGTGCAGCGTCTGGAGGGGCTTCAGGCTTTTCTTGGTGAAAAAGATGGGATGCTTGAGCCAATTGTGGTGTGCAACGAGGAGCATCGCTTTCTGGTAGCCGAGCAGTTGCGGCAGATCGGTACGAAACCATCTTCGATTATTCTGGAGCCGGTGGGGCGGAATACGGCACCGGCTTTGGCGCTGGCGGCGATTAACGCGGAAAGTGCTGGCGATCCGGTGTTGCTGGTGATGCCTGCCGATCACGTTATCCAGAATCGTGAGGCTTTCCTGAGGGCGGTGGCGCAAGGTGCCGTTTTGGCAGGGCAGGGTCGTCTGGTGACGTTCGGGATTCTTCCTGATCGGGCGGAGACCGGTTATGGCTATATTCAGCAAGGCTCTTCCGTTGGCTTGGCTGCGGCGCCGGATGCGTGTTATATCGGGGCATTTGTTGAAAAGCCGGATGCGGTGACCGCGGAGGATTATTGGACGTCGGGCCAATATTTGTGGAACAGCGGCATTTTCATGATGCGGGCTTCGGTGTGGTTGCAGGAGTTGTTCCGTTTCCGGCCTGATATTGTTCAATCCTGCCAGGTGGCGTATCAGCAGGGCAAGCAGGATCAGGATTTTTACCGGGTGAATAAGGCGGCGTTTTCATCCTGCCCTTCCGATTCCATCGATTACGCAGTGATGGAAAAGCTCACGTCTGGCGGGTTAGTGGCCGACAACGAAAAGGCTGCGGTGATTCCATTGGATGCGGGATGGTCCGATGTTGGTGCGTGGGCGGCCTTGTGGGAAGTGAGCGATAAGGATGAGCACGGCAACGTGATAAAAGGGGATGTGTATACGCATGGGACGCGTAACACGCTGCTGATCGCGGAGCACCGTTTTCTGGCCTGTGTGGGCGTTAATGATATTGTTGTGATTGAAACCCCGGATGCGGTGATGGTGGTTCATCAAAGCAAGGTGCAGGACGTGAAGCAAATTGTTGCACATCTGAAAGACAAGAAGCGTTCTGAATATTTGTTGCACCGCAAAGTTTCGCGGCCATGGGGAAGTTATGACAGCATTGATAATGGTGAGCGGTTTCAGGTGAAGCGTATCGTTGTGAGTCCCGGCGGAACGCTTTCCATGCAGATGCACCATCATCGCGCGGAACACTGGATTGTGGTGAAGGGTACGGCGAGGGTGACGCGCGGAGATGAGGTGTTTCTGCTGACGGAGAATCAGTCGACGTATATTCCTATTGGTGTGACCCACCGGCTGGAAAATCCCGGCACTATTCCACTGGAGTTGATTGAGGTGCAATCAGGCTCTTATCTTGGAGAGGATGACATCGTGCGGTTTGAAGATACATATGGTAGGAGTTGA
- the cysC gene encoding adenylyl-sulfate kinase: protein MSSSVTKSSNVVWHESKVSREDRERLKNHKGVLLWFTGLSGAGKSTLAHAVEEASYNRGCHTYVLDGDNVRHGLCGDLGFSAHDRTENIRRIGEMSKLFVDAGVIVLTAFISPFRDDRERVRNLMPEGDFLEIYCQSSLERCEERDVKGLYRRARAGEIPDFTGISSPYEEPLHPELIVNTGEWSIEDSATAVLKMLEDRGILRQG, encoded by the coding sequence GTGAGCAGCTCCGTAACAAAAAGCAGTAACGTGGTCTGGCATGAAAGCAAAGTTTCACGCGAGGATCGCGAGCGATTGAAGAATCACAAGGGTGTGTTGTTGTGGTTTACGGGGCTTTCGGGAGCAGGAAAGTCGACACTTGCGCATGCGGTTGAAGAAGCCTCTTATAATCGTGGGTGCCATACGTATGTGCTCGATGGCGATAATGTGCGCCATGGATTGTGTGGTGATCTTGGTTTTTCCGCGCACGACCGGACGGAGAATATTCGACGCATTGGGGAAATGTCGAAGTTATTTGTGGATGCCGGCGTGATTGTGTTGACGGCGTTTATCTCGCCGTTTCGTGATGATCGCGAGCGTGTCCGGAATCTGATGCCGGAAGGCGACTTTCTCGAGATTTATTGCCAGTCTAGTCTCGAGCGTTGCGAAGAGCGTGATGTGAAGGGGCTGTATCGCCGTGCGCGTGCGGGGGAAATCCCAGATTTTACAGGCATTTCTTCACCGTATGAGGAGCCGCTCCACCCTGAGCTGATTGTGAATACCGGGGAGTGGTCGATCGAGGACTCCGCGACGGCTGTTTTAAAAATGCTGGAAGATCGCGGTATTTTGCGTCAGGGTTAG